The DNA sequence TGGCGGGCATTCCACCGGCGATTCCGGCAAGCGCGGCCGGGGCGTAGACCGCGAACCGCTCCACGACCATGTTGTTGGCGTCGCCCTTGCACCGGGCGACCGTGGCAGACCGCTTGTACCCGGCGTTGAGCAGCGCGCGGAGGTCTTCGTTACCGCTGCCCATCTTGGTGAAGATGGCGTCGACCTCGTCGAACAGGATCGTGATCGGCGCGCTGCTGACCATGCGGAACAGCGCGGCCGGGCTCGCCGAGAACGTCATCTCCGGCGACTTGACCAGGTACTGCGCGACCTCCAGAACGCGGGTCTTGCCTGATCCGGGTTCGGCGGAGGACAGCACGAGCCGCGGCGTGACGTAGAACTGCTCTACGGCCCACGTGTGGGCGTACCAGAGCGCCAGCATCGGGGCGCAGTACTCGTGCGGGAACGCCGAGAAGCGGGCCAGGAACTCCCAGACGTCGTCCAGCACTCGCGCGCCGTCGAGCTGAGGACCGGCGCCCATGTCGGTGTCGGGGGTCAGCAGTCGCAGCCCCGGCCGTTCAGCCTCGCCGTGATGCGTCGCCGTGGTGCCGGTGGCGGTGCTCATGCCGTCTTCCTTCCGGGCCTGGTGCTCGACGGTCTCCCAGGTGACGAGCGGCGAACCTGGGTCGGTGGAGTGCGGTACTTGGCCGTTCACGCGGCCACCGCCAACGACGTGGTGCCGTCGTGACGGACACAGCGCACCCACGACGTGTCGGGAAGGCGAGCGGCCAACTCGTCGGCCAGCGGGTGGACGAATCGCACGAGCGTGGTGCAAGCGGGGTGTCCGCACGGAAGGTCACTGACGAGCTTTCGCTTGGCGGACAGACAGAACGGCTGGTGTCCGACGATGTGCGGGAGTTGATCCGGCGCGGTGGCGACAGCCCGTGCACGCTCGCGGTGACCGACCTGGGCGTCGGCCCAGTCCGCAGCCACGCGTTGGGCGATGGCGTGCGCCGTGGACTCCTCCAGGCGAGCCAGCGCAGCCAGCACCACGGCTGCGGGCTTGCGCGGGTCGGTGTCGGCCAGCGCGATCCACTCCGGGCTACCGGCCAACGGGATGAGGCTGTGCGGACCGGTAAGCGGTCGGCGCGGTGCGGCGGCATAGGCACGGCGCAACAGCGGTTCGGCCCACCGGCGGACGGCGTCGAGGTCGAACCTCGGCGCGCGGTTCCACGGGCGGACGGCGTCCGGGTCGCAGAACGGACGTCGAGCACGAGCGGGAGAGACGTTGCTCATGACACCTCTTTGGTGACTGTCAGTAATGACAGATGGACGTTCGAGGGGAGGCGAACGACGCGGGAGGCGGTTCGCCGAGAAGTTGCTGAGGCAGTGGCGGGGAGTTAGGTCGCCGTGATCGAGTTAGGTTCCTAACTCGCCGTGCCCACTGGCGTGATCATGTGCGTGAGCTGGAGTTAGTTAGCCGGTGAGCCGGGTTAGGTCCCGCCGTGGAAGCCCTGTTCAGAGGCGGTTTCGAGGTCCGCGGACTGAGTCGCGGGACCTAACCCGGTGCCGTGACGGCTAGTCCTCGTCGTCCAGGTCGCGGGTGGCCCGCTTGGCCAGAGCTTCACGCACGGTGACCGGATCGACGGGGTAGCGGTTGCCGGTCGAGGGCACCTTGACGCCCTCGACGGCCAGCAGCTCGCGCAGGTGCTTGCCGTTGAGCTTGCGGTACGGAGCCCAGTCGGGTGCGAGCTTGGCCAGCAGCGCGGGCACGTCGGCCACCGGCACCACGTCGTGTCCCAGTACCTCGGACACGTCCTCCAACAGGTCGCGGGGAGCCGGCGGCGCGGCGCGCTCCGGGGTACCGACGACCACGGCGGGGTGGACCTTGGTCATGGCGCGCTCGATGACCTCGGTCGCGGCGTCCCATCCCGTGTCGTCGTTGACCTGGATGAAGAACCACTTCAGCACCTCGAACCGCTCGGCGGTCGCGCCGGTGAGGATCGACGTTCCCCGGTCCTTGCCGGCGCGCAGCTCGGTCGCCCGGATACCGGCCTGGAACGACCCGTCGCCGAGGAACCCATCGTTGCTGCGCCACGACTTCACCGCGAAGCACGCGTTGAGCTGCACCAACTCCACGATCTTCGGTGGGATGGCGTCCGCCCGTGACGACTGGGTGTCGAAGCCGAGGATGATGCCGGTCTTGCGGGCACGGCGCAGGGTCTGCACCGCCAGTTCCGCGGCTTCCTCGCCCTGGGCGCTGCCGAACAGCTCGTGGCACTCGCTGAACAGCGCCACGATCGGCCGCAGGTCCGGGTACTTCTCCGCGAGTCCGCGCGTGACCTTCTTCGCACCCAACTCGGCGAGCCGCGCCTCACGACGTCCGACCTCGTCGTACAGCTCGCGAAGCGACTCCACCGCCGAGTCCACAACGGACGCGTCGGTGCCGCGCTCGTAACGCGCCAGACGGGGCTGGTAGGCGTCGAAGTCACCGTTGCCCGCGAACACGAACACCCACAGTTCGGCCAACGGGTCCAGGGACGCGCCGAGCATGACCACGCGACCGGCGTTGGACTTGCCCTGCCCCATCATCCCGCCGAACACCACGTTCGAGGAGACCAGCGGCGGCGCAACCACGTCACCACGCTGGGACACACCCAGCGGCACGCCGATGAACACGTCGGCGGTACCGGCGTTGAGCAGCGGATATGCGGGTGCCGGTTTGGTGGACAGACCGGGGTCGGCCACCCACAGGTCCACGAACCCGGCGCGCTCAGCCGCGTTGGGCCAGACCTCCATCGGGTCGCGGTGCAGGTTGCGCGCCAACACGTCCCGCTTGTCGCTGATCATGTCCGGGGTCACACCGAGCGGCAGGGAGAACGTCGCCTGGTAGCCGCGCTGGTTCACCCGCACCGGCGGGGTGGCGAACTCGACCGTCCAGCCCGCCTTGATGGCCTTGTTCAGCGCCGGAATGCCCAAGTGCACCAACGCTTCCCCGATGCCGCCGGGCGTGACGACGCGGTGTGTCTCCTCCCGCTGGGTGGGCGACATGGCCCACGCGGGCACGTCGGTGGCGGACGCTCCGGCCCGGTGCGCGGCCAGCAGCCACACGGCCGGAACGCCGATGATCGCGGCTTGTACGCCGAGCATGACCACGGTGCCGATGACGTCGCCGGTGGCGGTGACGAACCCCCACCACTCCGACCAGGTCCAGCCGCCTTCCCACAGGTGCACCGACACACCCATCATCAGCAGCACCGCGAACAGCACGATCACGGCCAGCAGCACCGTGCGCACCAGCGCCAGAACCGTCCGGGGAGCGCCGGCGATCCGGTCCCGCCGGTCGGCTTTGGCCTGCCGCAACCGGTCCTGCCACTCGGCGATACCGGCCGCATCACCCTGCGCCCGTGCTGCCGCGATCCGCTCGCGGTAGTGGGCGTAGGTCGCGGCCTGTACCGCGTGGGTCAGCCACTGCTCGTGTCCCCGGTACACCCGGTACCCGGCACGCATCACGGACTTCCCGAACGTCGTCGCCACGTCCCGCGCGACCTCGGTCCGCGTACGGGTATTCGTGTCGGCAGCCCGCTGGCGAGCCAGCTCGGCCTCACGGTCGGCCGTCAGTAGCTCCCCGGCCACCGCCGTGTCCGCTTCCACCTCCGCACCGGGCGGGGTGGTGCGGGTGGACTCGGCGCGGCGCAGCGGCACCACGTTGCCCATGTCGTCATCCATCGGTTCGGGCGTGCTCATGCGGTCACCGCCTGACGGGGGTCGTCGTCACCGGGGTCGGTGTCGGTCGGGAACAGCGCGCGGTGAACCTCGACAGCCACCGCGGCCCGGATGCGCAGGAACGTGCGGACCTGGGTCTGTGACGGGCGCGCGGGGAGCTGCTTGGCGTCGATCGCGGCACGCACCTTCGCCGCGTACGTCGCGACCTTGTCCGTGATCTCCACCGGAGGCGTTTCCGCACTACCGGACCCGTTCCGGCCGTTCCGCTCGTCACCCGAGCGGGGCGAGGGAAGTGCGGTCAGGTACTCGCTGATCTCGTCGGTCCAGTCGTCGTCAGAGTCGGCGACGGGAAGACCGGGAACGGTGGTCGGCACCAGGTGGGCACGTCCCCACCGGCGCCGGTAGGCGACCAGGCCGGGCCGGTGCACGAGCGTGGCCGTGCCGTCTGCGGACAGCTCCGCCACCGCCTGATCCAGCGCGGCACGGCGCACTGCCAGTACCCGACGAGCGGCCTGCCGGTCGAGCCGACGGGCGTCACGCTCGGCACGGGTACGGCGCTTCCGGGCCGGAGACGCGGTGACGAGCTGGTGGACGATGACGCCACCGACCGACACCAGCGCCATGACCACACCGTGCGCGACGGTCGAGCCGTGCACGTAGTTCAGGACGGCGGCCACCGCGGCGAACACCCACGTGCCCAGATGCAGCCACCCTGCCGACCGGCCCGCCCGCTGCGCCATCGGCACGGCGAACGCGAACGTCCACATCGCGCCTTCGGAGAACAGCGGCAACAACGTCCCGACCGGCCCGAACACCTCACGGCCGTACTCGGCCATCGCAGTCCACGCCAGCACCGCCGGAACCACGATCACCGGCACGAACAGCAGGTCGAGGGTGTGAGTACGCAGCCACACGGTCAACGCCGTCCACAGCGCGGCGCGGCGGGCACGAGCGGCGTTCTTCCGAGCCTCCGCCAGCTTGGCCGCAGCCTCTTGGTCGGCGCGGCGCTGCTCGAACAACAACGCCTGGTCCGCGCGACGCTGCTCCGCGGCCACCACCTTGTCCGCGCGTCGGTTCTCAGCCCACGTACTCATCGAGTCGCCTCCTGACGGCGCAAGTGCAGCGGGGAACGGGAGAACGAGCTGTCGCGGTGCGTACGAGTGGCGTGGCGCAGCAGAATCGTCAGCACGATGGCGGGCACACCGACCGCGACCATGACGGCCGTCGTGTTCTCGGTCTGGGTGATCACGGCCCACTGCGCCAAGCCGATCAGGCCAGCGGTGACCAGCACCTTCCACAGCAAGATCACCGCGACCAGCGCCAGCGCGATGGCCAGCAGCAGGACGGGAACGGGCACGGTGGTCATGCGGTCACCTGCCCGCACAGCAGCGGCGTGGCCATGACCGCGTTCTGCCCAAGCACCATGCACCGCAAGTCGATGTCGTGGGGGAGCACCGGGGCCTCACCCAGCAGGGCCGCGCCGACCGCGGCGAGAAATACGCGGTTGGTGGCGTCGCTGCCCTTCTTGAACTGCGGGGCCTGGTAGAGCAGGTAGGCAGCCGACCACCACGCCGACCAGTCGGCCCGCTCAGCCATGGAGAGCACCAGCATGGCCTCACGGAACGCCGCCCGACGTGCGTCCGAGTCGGCGGTGACCACGTAGAGCAGGTCACCGGTGGTCTCCACCTCAGCAACACCGCGCCGTTCACCGAGTCGGGCAGCCAACCGGACCGCCACCTCACGGGCGGCGTCACCACGCAGCAGCGTGTTGCCGAGGATCAGCCGGTCACTGATCGGCAGTCCGACTTCGTTGGCCAACCGGTCCGCGGAACTGGCGCACTCCACCGCGAACCGTCGGCGTGCGGCCTGCCCGTAGACGGCCAGGATGCGACTGGCCGGAGTGTCGGTGCCACCCGTCCACCTGCCGGTGGCGGTGTCCCAGCGGGCACCGGCACGCAGCCTGCCCACCTCTCCCAACCGGTCGTAGTTCGGGCCGTCCTCGTCCAACGTCACCGCGTACCGCGACACGGCCGGACGACCCGTAGCGCCGTAACGGGCGTCGTCGGTGGTAGCGGCCAGCGCACGTCGCCACCGCACAACCGCGTCGTAAGCCAAGGTCAGCACTTCGGCGCGGTGCCCGGTGCTCGGCAACG is a window from the Saccharothrix saharensis genome containing:
- a CDS encoding DUF2742 domain-containing protein, whose amino-acid sequence is MAGSPEWIALADTDPRKPAAVVLAALARLEESTAHAIAQRVAADWADAQVGHRERARAVATAPDQLPHIVGHQPFCLSAKRKLVSDLPCGHPACTTLVRFVHPLADELAARLPDTSWVRCVRHDGTTSLAVAA
- a CDS encoding DUF2637 domain-containing protein, with amino-acid sequence MSTWAENRRADKVVAAEQRRADQALLFEQRRADQEAAAKLAEARKNAARARRAALWTALTVWLRTHTLDLLFVPVIVVPAVLAWTAMAEYGREVFGPVGTLLPLFSEGAMWTFAFAVPMAQRAGRSAGWLHLGTWVFAAVAAVLNYVHGSTVAHGVVMALVSVGGVIVHQLVTASPARKRRTRAERDARRLDRQAARRVLAVRRAALDQAVAELSADGTATLVHRPGLVAYRRRWGRAHLVPTTVPGLPVADSDDDWTDEISEYLTALPSPRSGDERNGRNGSGSAETPPVEITDKVATYAAKVRAAIDAKQLPARPSQTQVRTFLRIRAAVAVEVHRALFPTDTDPGDDDPRQAVTA